A DNA window from Ignavibacteriales bacterium contains the following coding sequences:
- a CDS encoding cellulase family glycosylhydrolase yields the protein MERYSENKILKKVRTVFLFMLIVVSVNISYSQYTTKDQDIINIKTGEKVILRGFGLGCWLLPEGYMWGIRKIDRPWQFEKAIKGLIGVEDAKEFWRLFHENYLTESDIAAMKLWGANSLRIPLLASVLQPREGQPNNPPYNYSQNGFDLLDRLVKWCNTYDIGIIWDLHGAPGGQNAENISDSDGEARLWTEKEKYWPMCIELWYKIAERYRNEKCIIGYDLLNEPLLIRYNTISPKLLRELYIQLTDTIRTVDSEGIIFIEGDDWAQTFDFLEPMNWDKHLSMAFHSYPPTSNQEALGRWDALRKKYNIPLWHGETGEQGPPYARNIEATIFLESANVGWSWWTHKKFDLQSQPWSIIRSPGFLKILDYWNGIGEKPSKEQATIWLFEQAKMTHSDYCEFFPEMVRSLVSLNPDKYVETMEVRQPEIVIQPENMKSEVGGAVQTIVKARGFPLSYQWSRDGNILPDQTTNRLHISNLAIKDNSSTFVVKISNAKGTSQSQKVTLSVTPFTGPIIQSTSIPIKIDASTDDVWEKVQPLILSHLVFGEKKSESDLSAWVKLLWDKENLYLWVQITDDIISNRSNRRNAQDALEIYLDTDNSKSQSYGKYDYQLRYTRNDSSVLAVQGNLNGKINAAQKNVSNGYQMELAIPWTAVQGRPHAGQFIGIDVHVLDNDNERRSSKITWNGKQDSARRSPMFFGTMKLSDK from the coding sequence ATGGAAAGATACTCGGAGAACAAAATACTGAAAAAAGTAAGAACGGTTTTTCTTTTCATGCTTATCGTTGTCTCTGTAAATATTAGTTATTCGCAATACACAACGAAAGACCAGGATATTATAAACATAAAAACGGGAGAAAAGGTTATTCTCCGTGGTTTCGGATTGGGATGCTGGTTGTTACCGGAAGGTTATATGTGGGGAATTCGAAAAATTGACAGGCCGTGGCAGTTTGAAAAAGCAATTAAAGGTCTCATCGGCGTGGAAGATGCAAAAGAATTCTGGCGTCTCTTCCATGAAAATTATTTGACCGAAAGTGATATCGCAGCAATGAAATTATGGGGGGCGAATTCTCTTCGTATTCCGCTACTGGCTTCAGTTCTTCAACCGCGAGAAGGACAACCGAATAATCCGCCTTATAATTATTCCCAGAATGGATTTGATTTGTTGGATCGTTTGGTAAAGTGGTGTAATACGTATGATATTGGAATTATTTGGGATTTGCATGGCGCGCCAGGTGGGCAAAATGCCGAAAACATTTCCGACAGCGATGGGGAAGCCCGGCTGTGGACGGAAAAGGAAAAATATTGGCCCATGTGTATCGAACTTTGGTATAAGATTGCCGAAAGATACAGAAATGAAAAATGTATTATCGGTTATGATTTGTTGAACGAGCCTTTGCTCATCCGCTATAATACTATTTCCCCAAAACTTCTCCGCGAACTTTATATTCAACTCACTGATACAATTCGTACAGTTGATTCGGAAGGCATAATCTTCATCGAAGGAGATGATTGGGCGCAGACGTTTGATTTTTTGGAGCCGATGAATTGGGATAAGCATCTGTCAATGGCATTTCATTCATATCCACCTACATCAAACCAGGAAGCACTCGGACGATGGGATGCGCTACGTAAAAAATATAATATTCCTCTTTGGCATGGAGAAACGGGAGAACAAGGTCCACCTTATGCACGCAATATTGAAGCGACAATTTTTCTTGAAAGCGCTAATGTAGGTTGGAGTTGGTGGACGCATAAAAAGTTTGATTTGCAGAGTCAACCATGGAGTATCATTAGAAGCCCGGGATTTTTAAAAATATTAGACTATTGGAACGGAATTGGAGAGAAGCCTTCTAAGGAACAGGCTACGATCTGGCTATTTGAACAAGCAAAAATGACTCATTCGGATTACTGCGAGTTCTTCCCGGAAATGGTACGATCTCTTGTTTCTTTAAATCCTGATAAATATGTAGAAACGATGGAAGTTAGGCAGCCGGAAATTGTCATTCAACCAGAAAATATGAAATCGGAAGTTGGCGGTGCCGTTCAAACTATTGTAAAAGCGCGAGGCTTTCCTTTGAGTTATCAATGGTCCAGGGACGGCAATATATTACCCGATCAAACAACAAATCGTTTGCATATTTCCAATCTTGCCATAAAAGACAATAGCAGCACATTTGTTGTAAAAATATCAAACGCAAAGGGAACGTCTCAAAGCCAAAAAGTTACTTTAAGCGTAACTCCATTTACCGGTCCAATTATTCAAAGCACATCCATTCCGATAAAAATCGATGCAAGTACTGACGACGTCTGGGAAAAAGTTCAGCCACTTATACTTAGTCATCTTGTTTTTGGAGAAAAGAAATCCGAGTCCGATCTATCTGCTTGGGTTAAACTTCTCTGGGATAAGGAGAATCTTTATTTGTGGGTGCAAATCACCGACGATATTATAAGCAACAGGAGCAACAGAAGGAATGCACAGGATGCATTAGAAATCTATTTGGATACGGACAATAGCAAATCGCAATCTTATGGAAAATATGATTATCAATTGCGTTACACGAGAAATGATTCCTCCGTTTTAGCAGTTCAGGGTAATCTTAACGGAAAAATAAATGCCGCACAAAAAAATGTGAGCAACGGATATCAGATGGAACTGGCAATTCCATGGACAGCCGTCCAAGGTAGACCTCACGCTGGACAATTTATAGGTATTGATGTGCATGTATTAGATAATGATAATGAGCGTCGCAGCTCGAAAATTACCTGGAACGGAAAACAAGATTCAGCGCGAAGATCTCCCATGTTTTTTGGAACCATGAAACTTTCAGATAAATAA
- a CDS encoding ATP-binding protein, translated as MNKRLFQILEGYRKYQFEIRHLIVLALVLIVFQFIVLFLNQNSVQQVFVQSQQWYQQDEAERIANLTATSLELLLASKGSKSKFTESEGRQIVQDYNIIFSQQLLNKNVKSICILIPQPSTIIAIDDGQQLFNYLFGGGVVQVANENSHSKAIRLFTQLKDSLIKCEQTITVVEGQQIFHVFIPFVPRGEFIGAVYMKITPNLSFFTQEMSSNYDKTAFVYSGLIIIGLLAMFYISTRTLNERNEIQRLFYEEQKKYLTEQINHQNEMLFTKRIYHTHHKAEKIGGFISEDLRILTSENIDQIKYRIDKYSSFIARVIYDMKWYNPPLHTIRGPMFRTNVNEAIQFIVENIFKRVSKEYATFELNLDPAIPDVAINEYVIWEVLEPIVQNALDHSGNDNTRVLITTTYDPTSRQSTIRIEDNGNGVDPKLLELDASGVKKIFLDHVTSGEPMGKQHSGYGCYIAYEIATQRFGWTIDVENKPTGGCQFTFTMYH; from the coding sequence ATGAATAAACGATTGTTCCAAATTCTCGAAGGATATCGTAAGTATCAATTCGAAATTCGACATTTGATTGTCCTGGCGTTGGTTCTCATCGTATTTCAATTTATCGTTTTATTTTTAAACCAAAACTCGGTGCAACAAGTTTTTGTTCAATCACAGCAGTGGTATCAACAAGACGAAGCAGAACGCATCGCGAACTTGACAGCTACCTCGTTAGAGTTATTACTGGCATCCAAAGGTTCGAAGAGCAAGTTTACAGAAAGTGAAGGACGTCAAATTGTTCAGGATTATAATATTATATTTAGCCAGCAGCTTTTAAATAAAAACGTTAAAAGTATTTGTATCCTTATTCCGCAACCCAGTACTATTATTGCAATTGATGATGGACAGCAATTGTTCAACTACTTATTCGGCGGTGGCGTAGTACAAGTTGCGAACGAAAATTCCCATTCTAAAGCAATTCGTTTGTTTACTCAATTGAAAGATTCATTGATCAAGTGCGAACAAACCATAACAGTAGTAGAAGGACAACAGATCTTTCATGTTTTTATACCATTTGTTCCCCGCGGAGAATTCATCGGTGCGGTGTATATGAAAATTACTCCCAATCTTTCATTTTTCACTCAAGAAATGTCGTCCAATTATGATAAAACAGCGTTTGTGTATTCAGGTTTAATTATTATTGGTCTGCTTGCTATGTTCTATATCTCGACACGAACACTCAATGAGCGTAATGAAATTCAGCGATTGTTTTATGAAGAGCAAAAGAAATATCTTACAGAGCAAATCAATCACCAGAATGAAATGCTCTTCACAAAACGAATTTATCATACGCACCATAAAGCAGAAAAAATTGGCGGTTTTATTAGTGAGGATCTCCGAATCCTGACATCAGAGAACATTGATCAGATAAAGTACCGCATCGATAAATATTCAAGTTTTATTGCTCGCGTTATCTACGACATGAAATGGTATAATCCACCTCTACACACGATACGGGGACCGATGTTTAGAACCAACGTAAATGAAGCTATCCAATTCATTGTTGAGAACATTTTTAAGCGGGTCTCAAAGGAATATGCTACATTTGAATTGAACCTCGATCCCGCAATACCTGATGTTGCTATTAATGAATATGTGATTTGGGAAGTACTGGAACCTATAGTTCAAAATGCATTGGATCATTCAGGGAATGATAATACACGAGTGCTCATCACGACAACGTATGATCCTACTTCACGCCAATCCACTATTCGTATTGAGGATAATGGTAACGGTGTTGATCCAAAACTCCTTGAACTTGATGCAAGCGGGGTGAAAAAAATATTTCTTGATCACGTAACTTCGGGCGAACCAATGGGGAAGCAACATTCTGGTTATGGTTGTTACATCGCCTATGAAATTGCAACGCAGCGTTTCGGTTGGACAATAGATGTAGAGAACAAACCGACAGGTGGATGCCAATTTACATTTACTATGTATCATTAA
- a CDS encoding glycoside hydrolase family 30 protein: MKQVTGVLSLFVVSIITLTCLSSNAYSQKKEVMEATVYVTAQSSEDNMFNHGPQVFVPLEQPDENYPTIFVDGNKTFQTIEGFGGAFTDATAVIFSKLSREQKEEYIKALFDPIEGSGYSLCRTTIHSCDYSDEMYTYDDVKGDKKLANFSIDHDKKDRLPLMQMALKAASGNIKIFASPWSPPAWMKTNDNMLYGGKLKSEYFQTWADYFVKYVKAYEKEGIPLWGLTVQNEALAVQVWESCIYTAEEEKDFVRDYLGPTLKKNGLSDLKLMIWDHNRGVMYQRAQVAYNDPKASQYIWGMGFHWYVGEHFDNVRMVHDAFPDKGLLYTEAGIGGSWNDAFRLTKNMIIDLNNWAQGYTYWNMLLDETGGPRHAGGLFRGSNVVTFNTKTGKLIYSPTYYMFSHFSKFVKPGARRLACTSSSDHFIATAFKNIDGKVAIMVLNVSDADRDFQVWVNGKVIRYSSPTHALTTVVF; the protein is encoded by the coding sequence ATGAAGCAAGTTACAGGAGTTCTTTCCCTTTTTGTGGTCTCCATAATTACACTGACTTGTTTATCTTCAAATGCTTACAGTCAGAAAAAAGAGGTCATGGAAGCCACAGTTTACGTAACGGCACAATCATCGGAAGATAATATGTTTAATCATGGCCCCCAAGTTTTCGTACCCTTGGAACAACCGGATGAAAATTATCCAACTATTTTTGTCGATGGAAACAAAACTTTTCAAACAATCGAAGGTTTTGGTGGTGCATTTACTGATGCAACAGCGGTCATTTTTTCAAAACTATCGAGAGAACAAAAGGAAGAGTATATTAAAGCACTTTTTGACCCGATAGAGGGGAGTGGTTATTCTCTATGCCGCACCACCATTCATAGTTGTGATTATTCCGATGAAATGTATACCTATGACGACGTAAAGGGAGATAAGAAACTGGCGAATTTTTCTATTGATCATGATAAGAAGGACCGTCTGCCTCTTATGCAAATGGCTTTAAAAGCAGCGAGTGGAAATATTAAAATATTTGCTTCACCATGGAGTCCACCTGCATGGATGAAAACCAATGACAATATGCTTTACGGTGGCAAGCTCAAATCGGAATATTTTCAAACATGGGCAGATTATTTTGTCAAGTACGTAAAAGCTTATGAAAAAGAAGGAATTCCCTTGTGGGGTCTTACAGTACAAAATGAAGCCTTAGCGGTTCAAGTTTGGGAATCATGCATATACACCGCTGAAGAAGAAAAGGATTTCGTGCGGGATTATCTCGGACCGACTCTGAAAAAAAATGGATTGTCGGACTTAAAACTGATGATTTGGGATCATAACCGGGGAGTAATGTATCAACGCGCACAAGTTGCTTATAACGATCCTAAGGCTTCTCAATATATATGGGGAATGGGTTTTCATTGGTACGTCGGAGAGCATTTTGATAATGTCAGAATGGTTCACGACGCCTTTCCTGATAAAGGATTACTTTATACTGAAGCAGGAATTGGTGGAAGTTGGAATGATGCATTTCGTTTGACCAAGAATATGATAATAGATTTGAATAACTGGGCACAAGGTTATACATATTGGAATATGCTTTTAGATGAAACCGGCGGTCCCCGCCATGCTGGTGGCTTGTTTCGAGGATCGAATGTTGTTACTTTTAACACCAAAACAGGAAAGCTGATTTATAGTCCCACGTATTATATGTTTAGTCATTTTTCAAAATTTGTGAAACCTGGTGCAAGGAGACTTGCTTGTACATCCAGTAGCGATCACTTTATTGCTACTGCATTTAAAAACATAGATGGAAAAGTTGCAATCATGGTTTTAAACGTTAGCGATGCGGATCGCGACTTTCAAGTTTGGGTAAATGGAAAAGTAATCAGATATTCAAGTCCGACACATGCGCTTACTACCGTTGTATTTTAA
- a CDS encoding glycosyl hydrolase family 28-related protein: protein MIILKIILMIIQVIILLSIESQASDIHNDTCSSNDRSRKSFYNTSLNDQKAIYLTPENFPVTPNKDGDDSDALQEAINRAEEKSVFGVVMIPEGVYQISKIIYVWKGIRLIGYGENRPVFVLEDNTPGYQEGNGKYIIQFASNRPGNGRPIRDANPGTFYSAISNINIKIKDGNPAAIAIRSHFAQHCYIAHVDIEIGKGRAGVEEVGNEIDDCRFIGGEYGIITKKPSPSWPFLMIDSYFEGQTKAAISTEEGGLSLVRNSFKNVPSAIVVNPDRAEELFIIDSRFENISGPAIIMSDEYNARAQFNLKNIVCINVPILASFRSSNKQIKVSYKIYQVKDFCHGLQIADLGYSPEIKTTSNIMPLEKAPEPVDSDIPELPACKDWVNLVSLGAKGDGVTDDTEILKKAIAQYKAIYLPTGRYIVKETIALEPNTVLIGLNPISTQIVLADKTLEFCGKGYPKPLLMAPKNGSNIVTGIGLDGGAFNERVVVAKWMADSNSMMNDVRFIGGHGTYNVDGSGVQVYNQFRNSDPFVDRDWDSQYWSLWITDGGGGTFKDIWTPNTFAQAGIYVSHTTTPGRLYAMSIEHHVRNEVIIRNVSNWKIYDMQMEEESAESPHALPLRIENSSNITFANLYLYRVIRMISPYPNAVIVYASRDIEFCGIHVYSPTKYSYDNTIYDQSYDYQIRDREIARLNISGKPLKENKSANNSSVIYPGAQVEKVVGGFEFIDGAAVDSKGNVYFTDSRWRQIYRWSTADNKLTLMRALLVTPVGLAFDQSDNLLVTTGDGQVVAFDPQNSEDDLQILKSVPPDSHHAKIALIPGHRWRDGHDFLTITTYSKENPPITGSSFTAYQREAVNPLTDHFVSPDGTTFLPQCSDLRRAYSLRTAISGTPFFMADEFGQKTYKFSVNPDGSLSHPELFAERGELDVAVDSKGNVYIPAGNIFVYDKSGKQIDEIKIPERPTCVVFGGKDRSTLYITARSSLYKINIQNSGQTITK from the coding sequence ATGATTATTCTGAAAATTATTTTAATGATAATTCAAGTTATCATTCTTTTGTCTATAGAATCGCAGGCTTCGGATATCCATAACGATACATGCTCATCAAATGATAGATCCAGAAAATCGTTTTATAATACATCGCTAAATGATCAAAAAGCAATATACCTTACTCCGGAAAATTTTCCTGTAACTCCAAACAAGGACGGCGATGATTCTGATGCATTACAGGAAGCAATAAATAGAGCAGAAGAAAAGTCTGTGTTTGGTGTTGTCATGATTCCCGAAGGTGTATATCAAATCAGCAAAATTATCTATGTCTGGAAGGGAATACGTTTGATTGGGTATGGAGAGAACCGGCCCGTTTTTGTTCTTGAAGATAATACACCAGGATACCAGGAAGGTAATGGGAAATATATTATCCAATTTGCGAGTAATAGACCGGGAAATGGTCGTCCAATTCGTGACGCCAATCCCGGTACATTTTATAGTGCTATAAGTAATATCAACATTAAAATCAAAGACGGAAATCCAGCTGCAATTGCAATCCGCTCACATTTTGCGCAACATTGTTATATTGCCCATGTTGATATTGAAATTGGTAAGGGCAGGGCAGGTGTTGAAGAAGTAGGTAATGAAATTGATGATTGTCGTTTTATTGGTGGTGAATATGGTATAATAACTAAAAAGCCATCACCAAGCTGGCCGTTTTTAATGATTGATAGTTATTTTGAAGGACAGACAAAAGCTGCTATTTCAACTGAAGAAGGAGGACTTTCACTAGTTCGAAACAGTTTTAAGAATGTTCCGAGCGCAATAGTAGTAAATCCTGATCGTGCGGAAGAGCTTTTTATTATTGATTCGCGGTTTGAAAATATTAGCGGTCCCGCAATTATCATGAGCGATGAGTATAATGCTCGGGCGCAATTCAACTTAAAAAATATTGTTTGCATCAATGTTCCTATACTTGCATCATTTCGCTCGAGCAATAAACAGATCAAGGTTTCATATAAAATATATCAGGTAAAAGATTTTTGTCATGGATTACAAATAGCTGACCTTGGATATTCCCCTGAAATTAAAACCACTTCAAATATCATGCCACTTGAAAAGGCACCTGAACCGGTAGACTCGGATATTCCGGAACTGCCTGCATGTAAGGATTGGGTGAACCTTGTTTCTTTAGGTGCGAAGGGTGATGGCGTAACGGATGATACAGAAATTTTGAAAAAGGCTATTGCTCAATACAAGGCAATATATCTTCCCACAGGACGCTACATTGTAAAAGAAACCATTGCACTTGAACCGAATACAGTTTTGATCGGTCTTAATCCAATATCTACTCAGATTGTTCTCGCTGATAAAACACTTGAGTTTTGCGGTAAAGGATATCCAAAGCCGTTACTCATGGCGCCAAAAAATGGATCTAATATCGTAACAGGTATTGGGTTAGACGGAGGCGCATTCAATGAACGCGTTGTAGTCGCTAAGTGGATGGCAGATTCCAATTCAATGATGAACGATGTTCGCTTTATTGGCGGGCATGGAACCTACAATGTCGATGGATCCGGTGTTCAAGTTTATAACCAATTTCGAAACAGCGATCCATTTGTTGACCGCGATTGGGATTCACAATATTGGAGTTTGTGGATTACAGACGGCGGCGGAGGAACCTTTAAAGATATATGGACGCCAAATACATTTGCCCAGGCAGGAATTTACGTCTCTCATACAACAACACCCGGACGTCTTTATGCCATGTCTATTGAACATCATGTTCGGAATGAAGTCATTATACGAAATGTTTCGAATTGGAAAATTTATGATATGCAAATGGAAGAGGAGAGTGCAGAAAGTCCGCATGCATTACCTCTTAGGATAGAAAATTCAAGTAATATTACTTTTGCCAACTTATACCTCTATCGTGTTATCCGTATGATATCTCCATATCCTAACGCAGTAATTGTATATGCATCACGAGATATCGAATTCTGTGGAATTCATGTTTACAGCCCCACCAAATATTCTTATGATAACACTATTTATGATCAATCTTATGATTATCAAATTCGCGATAGGGAAATTGCCAGGTTAAATATTTCCGGCAAGCCTCTGAAGGAAAATAAAAGTGCAAATAATTCATCTGTCATATATCCCGGCGCACAAGTGGAAAAGGTCGTAGGAGGTTTTGAATTCATAGACGGTGCTGCAGTTGACAGTAAAGGGAATGTATACTTTACGGATTCGCGGTGGCGTCAGATTTATCGGTGGTCGACCGCAGATAATAAATTAACTCTTATGAGAGCACTTCTTGTTACTCCTGTGGGGCTTGCATTTGATCAGTCTGACAATCTTCTTGTAACTACAGGTGACGGTCAAGTTGTTGCATTTGATCCTCAAAATTCAGAAGATGATCTTCAAATCCTTAAATCTGTTCCCCCCGATTCACATCATGCAAAAATTGCTTTGATTCCAGGGCACAGGTGGCGTGACGGACATGATTTTTTAACAATCACGACCTATTCTAAAGAAAATCCGCCGATTACGGGTTCATCTTTTACTGCTTATCAACGTGAGGCTGTTAATCCGCTTACTGATCATTTTGTCTCACCGGATGGAACTACTTTTTTACCTCAGTGCAGTGATTTACGCAGAGCTTATTCTCTTCGTACCGCAATTTCAGGAACTCCATTTTTTATGGCAGATGAGTTCGGCCAAAAAACCTACAAGTTTTCGGTTAATCCCGATGGATCGCTTTCGCATCCCGAGCTTTTTGCGGAACGAGGCGAACTAGATGTTGCAGTAGATTCTAAAGGTAACGTCTATATTCCTGCCGGGAATATTTTTGTCTATGATAAATCGGGTAAACAAATTGATGAAATTAAAATACCGGAGCGTCCTACGTGTGTTGTCTTCGGAGGAAAAGATAGGAGTACACTTTACATTACAGCTCGATCATCATTATACAAAATTAATATTCAAAACAGTGGCCAGACTATAACTAAATAA
- a CDS encoding sigma-54 dependent transcriptional regulator, whose translation MMFINGIIRVLLIEDEDFDVRRVRNTIRPFSDQIKILEVVSNGDSALKLLGRGKDQFDVVIMDMQISGRIMGDSLIHAIKKISSSLQIIVITKMTVNITDFDFANKLLNAGAFWYCTKYPTDIKDFIYQPTDFIISIVNAYQRKNLEREQLRAQRKLLHNVEDKLASVRILGISEQSQKIRSQIKQLSTSDATVLITGPTGTGKELVATNLHYESKRKFENFVPINCSSIPHDLIESELFGYEKGAFTNATTSKPGLFEVANHGTLFLDEIADLPPQAQSKLLRVLEGGEIAKIGRTDKIKVDVRIIAATNKILQQEVLAGRFREDLFYRLNVVPIYVSLLKDRPEDILVLWEHFIRQISIDIGKIPPVTADNALDLLKKYSWPGNVRELKNVVQRVLLRNETIISAEIVKEIFHLQSQLQSLSTIDGVLFPHPEGEKTLWDMEKYFRKKYFEYIRKNSATDAEAARRLGLAPPNYHRICKELGLK comes from the coding sequence ATGATGTTTATTAATGGAATAATAAGAGTTCTTTTAATCGAGGATGAAGACTTTGATGTACGTCGTGTGCGCAATACGATACGTCCATTTAGTGATCAGATAAAAATCCTTGAGGTAGTTTCTAATGGCGATAGTGCCTTGAAATTGCTCGGAAGAGGAAAAGATCAATTTGATGTCGTGATTATGGATATGCAAATCTCTGGGCGGATCATGGGCGATTCTCTTATTCATGCTATCAAAAAGATTTCATCATCATTGCAGATCATTGTAATCACAAAAATGACTGTCAACATTACCGATTTTGATTTCGCCAATAAATTGCTCAATGCTGGTGCCTTTTGGTACTGCACAAAATATCCAACAGATATCAAAGATTTTATCTATCAGCCGACAGATTTTATTATCAGTATAGTAAATGCATATCAAAGGAAGAACCTTGAACGTGAACAATTGAGAGCTCAAAGAAAACTTTTACACAATGTTGAAGATAAACTCGCAAGTGTCCGGATTCTTGGGATTTCTGAACAAAGTCAAAAAATCCGAAGCCAAATTAAACAACTTTCAACATCCGATGCTACAGTATTAATTACAGGACCAACAGGGACAGGGAAGGAACTGGTTGCAACCAATCTCCACTATGAGAGCAAGCGAAAATTCGAAAACTTTGTTCCAATCAATTGTAGCAGCATTCCGCACGACCTTATCGAAAGTGAACTGTTTGGGTATGAAAAAGGAGCATTTACCAACGCTACAACGAGTAAGCCGGGATTATTCGAAGTAGCAAATCATGGAACACTTTTTCTTGATGAAATAGCAGATCTTCCACCACAAGCACAATCCAAGTTACTTCGTGTACTTGAGGGGGGAGAGATTGCAAAAATCGGTAGAACAGATAAAATCAAGGTTGATGTCCGAATTATTGCTGCAACGAATAAAATTCTGCAACAAGAGGTATTGGCAGGAAGATTTCGAGAAGATTTGTTTTATAGACTTAATGTTGTCCCTATCTACGTTTCGCTTCTCAAGGATCGTCCTGAAGATATTCTTGTTCTTTGGGAGCATTTTATTCGACAGATAAGTATAGACATTGGTAAAATACCGCCAGTTACCGCGGATAATGCACTTGATCTACTTAAAAAGTATTCATGGCCAGGAAATGTCCGTGAATTAAAAAATGTCGTCCAGCGCGTCCTATTGCGCAATGAGACCATTATTTCCGCTGAAATCGTGAAAGAAATCTTTCATCTGCAATCACAGCTCCAGTCACTCAGTACGATCGATGGAGTCTTATTTCCTCACCCAGAAGGTGAGAAGACCTTGTGGGACATGGAAAAATATTTTCGCAAGAAATATTTCGAATACATCCGGAAAAATTCTGCAACTGACGCAGAGGCAGCTAGAAGACTTGGTCTTGCTCCGCCCAATTATCATAGAATATGTAAAGAACTTGGCCTGAAATAG